The genomic segment GCGTTATACGGGCGGAAAAGCATTCGAATGGCGATGTAATTTGTCATCGCTCCAATAAATCCACCTATAACAGCCATTAAAATGATTGTAAATAACACAGACATGGTTTGCATCTCCTAATATTTGTCTAGTAAAAGTGTTTTCATTATACGTGAAAAATCCCTAGACAACAATTGTTTCTAGGGAAGTTCATTCTAAAGTATGAGATTACAAATTAGTCATTTTAAGTGGGTCTACCCATAAATCAAATTCTTCTTCTGTCACAAAACCAGTTTTTATCGCTGCTGCTTTTAAAGTGGAGTTATCTGTAAATGCTAACTTAGCGATTTCGGCAGCCTTTTCATAACCGATATGAGGATTTAACGCTGTCACTAACATCAATGAATCATTCACTTTCGCTTCAATTACAGCCTCGTTTGCCTCAAGTCCCTCTAAACAATGAATTCTAAAAGAACGCATGCTATCAGAGAGTAGTCGCACAGATTCTAAAAAATTAAAAATGATGACTGGTTTATATACATTCAATTCGAAATTACCTTGGCTAGCAGCAATATTAATGGTTGTGTCGTTTCCCATAACTTGTGCTGCAACCATTGTTATCGCCTCACATTGTGTCGGGTTTACTTTGCCTGGCATAATCGAACTTCCTGGCTCGTTAGCTGGGATTACGAGTTCACCGATGCCACTCCGAGGTCCACTCGCTAAAAAGCGTATATCATTAGCAATCTTCATTAAATCAGATGCAAGGCTCCGAATTGCCCCGTGAACAAAATTAATCGGACTATGGCTAGTTAAAGCAAAGTACTTGTTTTCATCCGAAGTAAACGGGTAGCCAGTTTGTTTCTTTAATTCTTGCGCTACTTTATCCCCGAAATCATAAGAAGCATTCAAGCCTGTTCCAACAGCAGTTCCACCAATCGCAAGTGGCAAAATTGCTTCCATACTTGTTGTAATATATTTTTCATTATTCGCGATACATGCTTCCCAACCACTAATTTCTTGTCCAAGTGTTAGTGGAGTTGCATCTTGCAAATGTGTTCTCCCAATTTTGACAAGATGCATATATTTTTCTTTTTTTGCAGTTAGTACTTCGCGCATCTTAGTAATCTCTGGAAGTAAGTCTGTCACGAGTGTTTGATACGCTGCGATGTGCATAGCTGTCGGGAAAGTATCATTGGAGCTTTGGGACATATTAACATCGTCGTTTGGGTGAATGACAGTTTCGCCTAATAGGTTTGTTGCTACGTGAGCAATCACTTCATTCACATTCATATTACTTTGTGTCCCGCTCCCAGTTTGCCATACGACTAAAGGAAAATGTTCATCCAATTCACCTTGAATTATTTGATCGCACACTTTAGTAATAACGACCGCTTTCTCTTGTGATAATTTCCCTTCTGATACGTTTACCTTCGCTGCGGCTTTCTTTAATTCTGCAAAAGCACGGATAATTTCTTGGGGCATTTTATTTTCACCAATAGCAAAATTTCTTCTGCTACGTTCTGTCTGCGCTCCCCAATATTTAGACGCATCTACTGAAATTTCACCTAATGTATCTCGCTCTATTCGTTCCACTTCGCCACCCCTTTTTTATCTATTTTATTATATTACGGATATTTTCGCAAAATGTATAAAAATAGTTCGTTATTCTGTTTTTTGGAGTGGTCTTATTTTTACCATTAGCATAGTC from the Listeria seeligeri serovar 1/2b str. SLCC3954 genome contains:
- the fumC gene encoding class II fumarate hydratase → MERIERDTLGEISVDASKYWGAQTERSRRNFAIGENKMPQEIIRAFAELKKAAAKVNVSEGKLSQEKAVVITKVCDQIIQGELDEHFPLVVWQTGSGTQSNMNVNEVIAHVATNLLGETVIHPNDDVNMSQSSNDTFPTAMHIAAYQTLVTDLLPEITKMREVLTAKKEKYMHLVKIGRTHLQDATPLTLGQEISGWEACIANNEKYITTSMEAILPLAIGGTAVGTGLNASYDFGDKVAQELKKQTGYPFTSDENKYFALTSHSPINFVHGAIRSLASDLMKIANDIRFLASGPRSGIGELVIPANEPGSSIMPGKVNPTQCEAITMVAAQVMGNDTTINIAASQGNFELNVYKPVIIFNFLESVRLLSDSMRSFRIHCLEGLEANEAVIEAKVNDSLMLVTALNPHIGYEKAAEIAKLAFTDNSTLKAAAIKTGFVTEEEFDLWVDPLKMTNL